A genomic region of Mycolicibacterium poriferae contains the following coding sequences:
- a CDS encoding acyl-CoA dehydrogenase family protein, with translation MTEFLATGTLPDHYEQLAKTVRDFAQTVVAPVAAKHDEEHSFPYEVVAGMADMGLFGLPFPEEYGGMGGDYFALCLALEELGKVDQSVAITLEAGVSLGAMPVYRFGTDEQKQQWLPLLASGKALGAFGLTEAGGGSDAGATKTTAKMDGSSWVINGSKQFITNSGTDITKLVTVTAVTGERDGKKEISSILVPVPTPGFTAEPAYNKVGWNASDTHPLSFDDVRVPEENLLGERGRGYANFLRILDEGRIAIAALSVGAAQGCVDESVRYAKEREAFGRPIGANQAIAFKIARMETRAQVARAAYYDAAALMLSGKPFKKQAAIAKLVASEAAMDNARDATQIFGGYGFMNEYAVARHYRDSKILEIGEGTTEVQLMLIGRELGL, from the coding sequence ATGACTGAATTCCTGGCGACCGGAACGCTTCCCGATCACTACGAGCAGCTCGCCAAGACCGTGCGCGACTTCGCGCAGACCGTGGTGGCGCCGGTGGCGGCCAAACACGACGAGGAGCACTCGTTCCCCTACGAGGTGGTCGCCGGGATGGCCGACATGGGCCTGTTCGGTCTGCCGTTCCCCGAGGAGTACGGCGGCATGGGGGGCGACTACTTTGCGCTTTGCCTGGCGCTGGAAGAGCTCGGCAAGGTGGACCAGAGCGTCGCGATCACCCTGGAAGCGGGAGTCTCGTTGGGCGCGATGCCGGTGTACCGCTTCGGTACCGACGAGCAGAAGCAGCAGTGGTTGCCGTTGCTGGCTTCGGGCAAGGCGCTGGGTGCGTTCGGGTTGACCGAGGCCGGCGGAGGCAGCGACGCCGGCGCGACGAAGACCACCGCGAAGATGGATGGGTCGAGCTGGGTCATCAATGGCTCCAAGCAGTTCATCACCAACTCCGGCACCGACATCACCAAGCTGGTCACCGTCACCGCGGTCACCGGCGAGCGGGACGGCAAGAAGGAGATCTCCTCGATCCTGGTGCCGGTCCCGACGCCGGGCTTCACCGCCGAACCGGCCTACAACAAGGTCGGCTGGAACGCCTCGGACACCCACCCGCTCAGCTTCGACGACGTCCGCGTGCCCGAGGAGAACCTGCTCGGTGAGCGTGGTCGCGGCTATGCCAACTTCCTGCGGATCCTCGACGAAGGCCGCATCGCGATCGCCGCGCTGTCGGTGGGCGCGGCCCAGGGCTGCGTCGACGAGAGCGTCAGGTACGCCAAAGAGCGCGAGGCGTTCGGCCGGCCGATCGGGGCCAATCAGGCCATCGCCTTCAAGATCGCGCGGATGGAGACCCGGGCACAGGTCGCGCGGGCCGCGTACTACGACGCAGCCGCGTTGATGTTGTCGGGCAAGCCGTTCAAGAAGCAGGCCGCGATCGCGAAGCTGGTGGCCAGCGAGGCCGCGATGGACAACGCGCGCGACGCCACCCAGATCTTCGGTGGCTACGGCTTCATGAACGAGTACGCCGTGGCACGCCACTACCGCGACAGCAAGATCCTCGAGATCGGCGAGGGCACCACCGAGGTGCAGTTGATGCTGATCGGCCGGGAGCTCGGACTGTGA
- a CDS encoding HpcH/HpaI aldolase/citrate lyase family protein → MTVVAGPGWLFCPADRPERFEKAAAAADVVILDLEDGVAAKDRPAARQALVDSPLDPSRTVVRVNPSDTADHQRDLAALASTAYTTVMLAKTETPEQISALSPRDVVVLIETPMAALRIVELARVDNTYALMWGAEDLFAVLGGTANRYPDGSYREVARHVRSQTLLAAKAYGRLALDSVFLDIKNLDGLRAEADDAVAVGFDAKVAIHPSQVEAVRTAYTPTEEQVDWARRVLDTARRERGVFAFEGTMVDAPVLRRAERIVQLAPLRD, encoded by the coding sequence ATGACGGTGGTGGCCGGGCCGGGGTGGTTGTTCTGCCCGGCGGATCGGCCGGAGCGCTTCGAGAAGGCTGCTGCCGCAGCCGATGTCGTAATCCTCGACCTGGAGGACGGGGTGGCCGCCAAGGACCGCCCCGCCGCCCGTCAGGCCCTGGTGGACAGCCCGCTGGACCCGTCCCGCACCGTCGTGCGGGTCAACCCGAGCGACACTGCGGATCATCAGCGCGATCTGGCGGCGCTGGCGAGCACCGCGTACACCACCGTGATGCTCGCCAAGACCGAGACGCCCGAACAGATCAGCGCGCTGTCTCCCCGCGACGTCGTCGTCCTCATCGAGACGCCCATGGCGGCGCTGCGCATCGTCGAGCTGGCCCGCGTCGACAACACCTACGCGCTGATGTGGGGCGCCGAGGACCTCTTCGCGGTACTCGGCGGCACCGCCAACCGCTACCCGGACGGCTCGTACCGCGAGGTCGCGCGGCACGTGCGGTCGCAGACTCTGCTGGCCGCCAAGGCCTATGGACGGCTGGCCCTGGACTCGGTGTTCCTCGACATCAAGAACCTCGACGGGCTGCGCGCCGAGGCCGACGACGCTGTGGCGGTCGGGTTCGACGCGAAGGTGGCCATCCATCCCAGCCAGGTGGAGGCCGTCCGCACCGCCTACACCCCGACCGAGGAACAGGTCGACTGGGCGCGCCGCGTCCTGGACACGGCGCGTCGGGAACGAGGCGTATTCGCTTTCGAAGGCACGATGGTGGACGCCCCGGTGCTCAGGCGAGCTGAGCGCATCGTGCAGCTGGCGCCGTTGCGCGACTGA
- a CDS encoding SACE_7040 family transcriptional regulator yields the protein MTATDAASRRNRAKSDRRSQLIAAAERLIAESGYLAVRLEDIGAAAGVSGPAIYRHFPNKEALLTELLVGISTRLLAGASAVAEAAADAESALAALIDFHLDFALGESDLIRIQDRDLGNLPTPAKRQVRRAQRQYVEIWVAVLRRRNPTVTETEARVMAHATFGLLNSTAHSMKPGLTKAAEASSRTVLRAMTVAALTPAE from the coding sequence ATGACCGCTACCGACGCCGCCTCTCGGCGCAATCGCGCGAAATCCGATCGCCGCAGCCAGCTGATCGCCGCGGCCGAGCGGCTGATCGCCGAAAGCGGTTACCTGGCCGTGCGCCTGGAGGACATCGGCGCTGCGGCCGGGGTGAGCGGGCCTGCGATCTACCGACACTTCCCCAACAAAGAAGCACTGCTGACCGAGCTGCTGGTCGGCATCAGCACCCGCCTGCTGGCCGGCGCCTCAGCTGTCGCGGAGGCCGCGGCCGACGCCGAGTCCGCGCTGGCCGCCCTGATCGACTTCCACCTCGACTTCGCGCTCGGAGAATCCGATCTGATCCGAATCCAGGACCGCGACCTGGGGAACCTCCCGACACCGGCCAAACGCCAGGTACGCCGCGCGCAGCGTCAATACGTCGAGATCTGGGTCGCAGTGCTGCGCCGCCGCAACCCGACGGTGACGGAGACGGAAGCCCGGGTGATGGCGCATGCGACGTTCGGGTTGTTGAACTCGACGGCGCACAGCATGAAGCCCGGACTCACCAAAGCGGCCGAGGCCAGCTCGCGAACCGTCTTGAGAGCGATGACGGTCGCCGCGCTGACCCCGGCCGAATGA
- a CDS encoding ATP-binding protein: MTQAMNSSQTFDTVLVANRGEIAVRVIRTLQAMGIRSVAVFSDADADARHVREADVAVRLGPAPARQSYLSIDALLDAVERTGAQAVHPGYGFLSENASFAAALHDRGVVFIGPPVRAIETMGDKIAAKAAVSAFGVPVVPGVSRPGLTDEDLIAGAAEVGYPVLVKPSAGGGGKGMRVVHDAAELPAALASARREAASAFGDETLFIERFVLNPRHIEVQVIADGHGNVVHLGERECSLQRRHQKVIEEAPSPLLDPAARARIGAAACDTARSVDYTGAGTVEFIVSADRPDEFFFMEMNTRLQVEHPVTEMVTGLDLVELQVRVAAGETLPWVQDDIALTGHAIEARVYAEDPAHGFLPTGGTVLAVRDPRGPGVRVDSGLADGAVVGSDYDPMLAKVIAHAGDRPQALRALDTALADTAVLGLTTNIEFLRFLLADSDVVAGRLDTGLLDRRSPDFAAMPARDDEMIAAAAHRWLRSWPDRPTSAWEIPSGWRIGGRASTPFRLRAGERTDHVWLTGSPQDATATVEGGQPRSLTVSSDGDQLAVTLDGLRTEYLVAAAGSQVWLAGGGRTTMVEEVREAPVRPDDAHSGDAELTSPMPGSVVAVAVADGATVTAGTVVVTVEAMKMEHTLTAPVDGAVELLVAAGEQVKVGQLLARITATEEP, from the coding sequence ATGACACAGGCCATGAATTCTTCGCAGACCTTCGATACGGTCCTGGTCGCCAACCGCGGCGAGATCGCGGTGCGCGTCATCCGCACGTTGCAGGCCATGGGGATCCGTTCGGTCGCGGTGTTCAGCGACGCCGATGCCGACGCACGTCATGTTCGCGAGGCCGACGTGGCAGTCCGGCTCGGCCCCGCGCCTGCCCGGCAGAGCTACCTGAGTATCGATGCACTCCTGGATGCCGTCGAGCGCACCGGTGCTCAAGCCGTGCATCCCGGCTACGGCTTCCTCTCGGAGAATGCGTCTTTCGCCGCCGCGCTGCACGACCGAGGGGTGGTCTTCATCGGTCCGCCGGTGCGGGCGATCGAGACGATGGGCGACAAGATCGCCGCGAAGGCAGCGGTCTCGGCGTTCGGGGTACCCGTCGTTCCCGGCGTGTCCCGACCCGGCCTGACCGACGAGGATCTGATCGCCGGTGCCGCGGAGGTCGGTTACCCGGTGCTGGTAAAACCGTCGGCGGGTGGCGGCGGGAAGGGAATGCGCGTCGTGCACGACGCCGCCGAGCTGCCCGCCGCTCTCGCGTCGGCCCGGCGTGAGGCCGCGTCGGCGTTCGGTGACGAGACGTTGTTCATCGAGCGGTTCGTGCTCAACCCGCGACACATCGAGGTGCAGGTGATCGCCGATGGCCACGGCAACGTGGTGCATCTCGGTGAACGGGAATGCAGTCTGCAACGCCGGCATCAGAAGGTGATCGAGGAGGCGCCCTCACCGCTGCTGGACCCGGCGGCCCGGGCACGGATCGGCGCGGCCGCCTGCGACACCGCGCGCAGCGTCGACTACACCGGCGCGGGCACCGTCGAGTTCATCGTCTCCGCCGACCGGCCCGACGAGTTCTTCTTCATGGAGATGAACACCCGCCTGCAGGTCGAGCACCCGGTGACCGAGATGGTCACCGGGCTGGATCTGGTCGAGCTGCAGGTGCGAGTGGCGGCGGGGGAGACGCTGCCGTGGGTGCAGGACGACATCGCGTTGACCGGGCACGCCATCGAGGCCCGGGTTTACGCCGAGGATCCGGCGCACGGATTCCTGCCCACCGGGGGAACGGTGCTGGCCGTCCGTGATCCCCGCGGGCCCGGTGTCCGGGTCGACTCGGGTCTGGCCGACGGTGCGGTGGTCGGCAGCGATTACGACCCGATGCTGGCCAAGGTGATCGCCCACGCCGGCGACCGGCCGCAGGCGTTGCGAGCGCTGGACACCGCGCTGGCCGACACCGCTGTCCTCGGACTGACCACCAACATCGAGTTCCTGCGTTTCCTGCTCGCCGACTCCGACGTCGTCGCGGGCCGCCTCGACACCGGGCTGCTGGACCGTCGCTCCCCGGACTTCGCGGCCATGCCGGCCCGCGACGACGAGATGATCGCGGCCGCGGCCCACCGGTGGCTGCGGTCCTGGCCGGACCGCCCGACGAGCGCCTGGGAGATCCCGTCGGGCTGGCGCATCGGCGGACGGGCGTCGACGCCGTTCCGGCTGCGGGCCGGCGAGCGCACCGATCACGTCTGGCTGACCGGCAGCCCGCAGGACGCGACCGCCACCGTCGAGGGCGGGCAGCCGCGGTCACTGACCGTGTCGTCGGACGGTGATCAGCTCGCCGTCACCCTCGACGGTCTGCGCACCGAGTATCTGGTGGCAGCCGCTGGCAGCCAGGTGTGGCTGGCCGGTGGCGGGCGCACCACGATGGTCGAGGAGGTGCGCGAGGCGCCGGTGCGTCCCGACGACGCGCACAGCGGCGACGCCGAACTGACCAGCCCGATGCCCGGCTCGGTGGTCGCCGTCGCCGTGGCAGACGGCGCCACGGTCACCGCGGGCACGGTGGTCGTCACCGTGGAAGCGATGAAGATGGAACACACACTGACCGCCCCGGTCGACGGCGCGGTGGAACTGCTCGTCGCCGCGGGCGAGCAGGTGAAGGTGGGTCAGCTTCTGGCCCGGATAACCGCAACCGAGGAGCCCTAG
- a CDS encoding alpha/beta hydrolase family protein → MSPDATAFAHLVDDGGYPRAVQRFLRGWRASSSRDVELPVEGPVTRVMHSADGHWLACQVAPEGGTRSQIWVVTTDPDDRDARRIDFWPSGVEGTAELIGWDGTQVAAILTGEDGVGSSCLIDPSGQSSIVLDRRSGGRLVDAWAGAALVRVGPRGYRDLIMLRGLTETALLPYDPGSTTDTGIILDDHSPRRLRSGVEGEVLELYHPAKDYGLNSTEGYVRAIIRSENGAQHARLLEVTVTADGVAYQVLAERPGYELDEFTVSDDLSTVAMLWNLHGASELQVLEFGDNTLYDPIPLPGMVASELSISAGGSMLALTVEGPGKPPTVELVDPRTGEWEMVDRVPSTGPLSAEPTLETVTARDGMRFTGWLFRPPEGTPTIGAMLFLHGGPEGQGRPGYNEFFPGLVDAGICVFLPNVRGSGGFGRAFMHADDRERRFAAIDDVADAVHYLVGNGYAPQGCVACCGWSYGGYLTQAALAFHPDTFAAGISICGMSDLNSWYRTTEPWIAAAAYPKYGHPVSDQDLLERLSPLPRAQALTAPLLLVHGLNDTNVPPSESFQMHDALTALGRKTELLLFDDDGHEIDKRENRAVLLKAMTAWLTAAFGH, encoded by the coding sequence ATGTCGCCGGATGCGACCGCATTCGCCCATCTGGTCGACGACGGCGGCTACCCGCGCGCGGTGCAGCGGTTCCTGCGGGGCTGGCGTGCCAGCTCGTCGCGTGACGTGGAGTTGCCCGTCGAGGGGCCCGTCACCCGGGTGATGCACTCGGCCGACGGCCACTGGCTGGCGTGCCAGGTGGCGCCCGAGGGTGGAACCCGTAGCCAGATTTGGGTGGTGACAACCGATCCCGACGATCGCGACGCGCGCCGGATCGACTTCTGGCCGTCCGGGGTGGAGGGCACTGCCGAACTGATCGGCTGGGATGGCACCCAGGTGGCGGCGATCCTCACCGGTGAGGACGGGGTCGGCAGCTCGTGTCTGATCGATCCGTCCGGCCAGTCGTCGATCGTGCTGGACCGCCGCTCCGGCGGGCGGCTGGTGGATGCGTGGGCGGGGGCGGCGTTGGTGCGGGTTGGTCCGCGCGGCTATCGGGACCTGATCATGCTGCGTGGACTCACCGAGACGGCGCTGCTGCCGTACGACCCGGGATCGACCACCGACACCGGCATCATCCTCGACGACCACAGCCCGCGGCGGCTGCGCTCGGGCGTGGAAGGTGAGGTTCTCGAGCTCTACCACCCCGCCAAGGACTACGGCCTCAACAGCACCGAGGGCTACGTGCGTGCGATCATCCGCAGCGAGAACGGCGCCCAGCACGCCCGGCTGCTCGAGGTCACGGTGACCGCCGACGGTGTGGCCTATCAGGTGTTGGCCGAGCGGCCGGGATACGAGCTCGACGAGTTCACCGTCAGCGACGATCTGTCGACGGTGGCGATGTTGTGGAACCTCCACGGCGCCAGCGAGTTACAAGTTCTCGAATTCGGCGACAACACGCTCTACGACCCGATCCCGTTGCCCGGTATGGTCGCCAGCGAACTGAGCATCAGCGCGGGTGGCTCGATGTTGGCGCTCACTGTCGAGGGCCCGGGCAAACCTCCGACCGTCGAACTGGTCGATCCGCGTACCGGCGAATGGGAGATGGTCGACCGGGTCCCCAGCACCGGTCCGCTGTCGGCGGAGCCCACATTGGAAACCGTCACCGCCCGTGACGGAATGCGCTTCACCGGATGGTTGTTCCGGCCGCCGGAAGGGACGCCGACGATCGGAGCGATGCTGTTCCTGCACGGCGGTCCCGAGGGGCAGGGCAGGCCCGGCTACAACGAATTCTTCCCCGGCCTCGTCGACGCCGGCATCTGTGTGTTCCTGCCCAACGTCCGCGGCTCGGGCGGGTTCGGGCGGGCGTTCATGCACGCCGACGATCGCGAGCGACGCTTCGCCGCAATCGACGATGTCGCCGATGCGGTGCATTATCTGGTGGGCAACGGATACGCGCCGCAGGGCTGCGTGGCGTGCTGCGGGTGGTCCTACGGCGGCTACCTGACGCAGGCGGCGTTGGCGTTTCACCCGGACACGTTCGCAGCGGGCATCAGCATCTGCGGGATGAGCGATCTGAACAGCTGGTACCGCACCACCGAGCCGTGGATCGCGGCGGCGGCCTACCCGAAGTACGGCCACCCCGTCAGCGACCAGGATCTGCTGGAGCGGTTGTCGCCCCTGCCGCGGGCGCAGGCGCTGACGGCTCCGCTGTTGTTGGTGCACGGTCTCAATGACACCAATGTGCCGCCGTCGGAGTCGTTTCAGATGCACGACGCCCTGACCGCACTGGGCCGCAAGACCGAACTGCTGTTGTTCGACGACGATGGCCACGAGATCGACAAACGCGAGAACCGTGCGGTGCTGCTCAAGGCGATGACCGCCTGGCTCACCGCGGCTTTCGGCCACTGA
- a CDS encoding MaoC family dehydratase: MTDGSEKRLVTQRGLWFEEFETGVLYQHRPGRTITEADNVLFTTLTMNTQALHLDAAFADALPPFNQRLVNSMFTLSTLVGLSVAQLTQGTIVGNLGFGEVAFPKPLFHGDTLYAETEVTDKRESKSRPGEGIVTFAHTGRNQHGDVVATASRKTMVRKRPQEDNR, translated from the coding sequence GTGACCGACGGATCCGAAAAGAGGCTCGTCACCCAGCGCGGGCTGTGGTTCGAGGAGTTCGAAACCGGTGTGCTGTACCAGCATCGGCCCGGCCGCACGATCACCGAGGCCGACAACGTCCTGTTCACCACGCTGACGATGAACACCCAGGCGCTGCACCTCGACGCCGCGTTCGCCGATGCGCTGCCACCGTTTAACCAGCGGCTGGTCAATTCGATGTTCACGCTGTCGACGTTGGTGGGTCTGTCGGTGGCGCAGCTGACTCAGGGCACCATCGTCGGCAATCTGGGCTTCGGCGAGGTGGCCTTCCCCAAGCCGCTCTTCCACGGGGACACGCTGTACGCCGAAACCGAGGTCACCGACAAACGTGAGTCCAAGAGCCGCCCGGGCGAGGGAATCGTGACCTTCGCACACACCGGCCGCAACCAGCACGGTGACGTCGTGGCCACGGCGTCGCGCAAGACCATGGTGCGCAAACGCCCGCAGGAGGACAACCGATGA
- a CDS encoding MmpS family transport accessory protein produces MTDSPNRGQWGNRDEPTQAFGNGYPGQVDPAYASQMPYGPPYQPPAPTRPLPGYPPYGYDPYAGGGQYPPSYPPGQGGEPPEPDGPKSPRWLWVVAGVAVVTVIGLVIALVIVNSSQQETMVAPLPSQPEPSFAPPTERTPTTTSRTPPRPVLPLPTPSTRPSPTPPTTTAPGATDTVVYNVSGSGRAINITYVDTGGLLQTEFNVMLPWSREVTLPQPGEDSASISIINVGREVNCSITVNGTQIEQRTGAGLTICAATR; encoded by the coding sequence ATGACGGATTCACCGAACCGCGGGCAGTGGGGCAACCGGGACGAGCCGACACAGGCGTTCGGCAACGGCTACCCCGGCCAGGTCGACCCGGCGTATGCCAGCCAGATGCCCTACGGGCCGCCGTATCAACCGCCCGCCCCGACCAGGCCGCTGCCCGGATACCCGCCCTACGGGTACGACCCGTACGCCGGCGGCGGCCAGTACCCACCCTCCTACCCTCCCGGCCAGGGCGGCGAGCCCCCCGAACCCGACGGCCCCAAGTCACCGCGGTGGTTGTGGGTCGTCGCCGGCGTTGCGGTGGTGACGGTGATCGGCCTGGTCATCGCGTTGGTGATCGTCAACAGCTCCCAGCAGGAAACCATGGTGGCGCCGCTGCCCTCGCAGCCCGAGCCGAGTTTCGCACCTCCCACCGAGCGCACCCCGACCACGACGTCGCGCACGCCGCCACGTCCGGTCCTGCCGCTGCCCACACCGTCGACGAGGCCGTCGCCGACACCGCCCACCACGACCGCGCCCGGCGCGACCGACACCGTCGTCTACAACGTCTCGGGTAGCGGTCGCGCGATCAACATCACCTACGTCGACACCGGTGGCCTGCTGCAGACCGAGTTCAACGTGATGCTGCCGTGGAGCCGGGAGGTGACGCTGCCGCAGCCCGGCGAGGATTCGGCCAGCATCAGCATCATCAACGTCGGCCGCGAGGTGAACTGCTCGATCACGGTGAACGGCACCCAGATCGAACAGCGCACCGGAGCCGGGCTGACCATCTGCGCGGCGACGCGTTAA
- a CDS encoding carboxyl transferase domain-containing protein — protein sequence MAARTSHREDHLALVEQLRTKLATAALGGPQRARDRHVGRGKLLPRDRVDGLLDPGSPFLELAALAADGMYDDECPGAGMIAGIGRVAGRECMIVANDATVKGGTYYPVTVKKHLRAQEIALQNRLPCVYLVDSGGAFLPRQDEVFPDREHFGRIFYNQATMSAQGIAQIAAVLGSCTAGGAYVPAMSDEAVIVRDQGTIFLGGPPLVKAATGEVVTAEELGGGGLHSKVSGVTDHLAHDDRDALRIVRRIVGTLAPPAAPPWEVLPMGEPPADQRELYDVVPVDSRVPYDVHEVITRIVDGGEFDEFKANYGTTLVTGFAHIHGHPVGIVANNGVLFGESAVKGAHFIELCDKRLVPLLFLQNISGFMVGRDYEAGGIAKHGAKMVTAVACARVPKLTVVIGGSYGAGNYSMCGRAYSPRFLWMWPNARISVMGGEQAASVLATVRGDMTAEEEEAFKAPIRAQYEHQGNPYYSTARLWDDGVIDPADTRMVVGLALSVVGQAPVEPVSYGVFRM from the coding sequence ATGGCAGCGCGGACATCCCACCGTGAGGACCATCTGGCGCTGGTCGAGCAGTTGCGCACCAAACTGGCCACCGCTGCGCTGGGCGGCCCGCAGCGGGCCCGCGACCGCCACGTCGGCAGGGGCAAGCTGCTACCACGCGACCGGGTCGACGGTCTGCTCGATCCGGGCAGCCCATTCCTCGAACTCGCGGCCCTGGCCGCCGACGGGATGTACGACGACGAATGCCCGGGCGCGGGCATGATCGCCGGCATCGGTCGGGTGGCGGGCCGGGAATGCATGATCGTGGCCAACGATGCGACGGTCAAGGGGGGCACCTACTACCCCGTCACGGTCAAGAAGCACCTGCGCGCACAGGAGATCGCGCTGCAGAACCGGTTGCCCTGCGTGTATCTCGTCGACTCCGGGGGAGCGTTCCTGCCCCGCCAGGACGAGGTCTTCCCAGACCGCGAGCACTTCGGGCGGATCTTCTACAACCAGGCCACGATGAGTGCCCAGGGGATCGCGCAGATCGCTGCGGTGCTCGGCTCGTGCACCGCGGGCGGCGCCTACGTGCCGGCCATGAGCGACGAAGCGGTCATCGTTCGCGACCAGGGCACCATCTTCCTCGGCGGGCCGCCGCTGGTGAAAGCGGCCACCGGCGAGGTCGTCACCGCAGAGGAACTCGGAGGTGGCGGCCTGCACTCGAAGGTCTCCGGCGTCACCGACCACCTCGCGCACGACGATCGTGATGCGTTGCGCATCGTGCGTCGCATCGTCGGCACGTTGGCGCCGCCGGCCGCTCCGCCCTGGGAGGTGCTGCCGATGGGTGAGCCGCCGGCCGACCAGCGCGAACTGTACGACGTGGTTCCGGTCGACTCGCGCGTGCCCTACGACGTGCACGAGGTGATCACCCGCATCGTCGACGGCGGCGAGTTCGACGAGTTCAAGGCCAATTACGGGACCACCCTGGTCACCGGCTTCGCCCACATCCACGGTCACCCGGTCGGCATCGTCGCCAACAACGGCGTGCTGTTCGGCGAGTCCGCGGTCAAGGGTGCACATTTCATCGAGCTGTGCGACAAGCGTCTGGTACCACTGCTGTTCCTGCAGAACATCTCCGGGTTCATGGTGGGCCGTGACTACGAGGCAGGGGGCATCGCCAAGCACGGCGCCAAGATGGTCACCGCGGTCGCGTGCGCCCGGGTGCCCAAGCTGACCGTCGTGATCGGCGGGTCGTACGGCGCCGGAAACTACTCGATGTGCGGGCGGGCGTACTCCCCACGATTCCTGTGGATGTGGCCGAACGCGCGGATCTCGGTGATGGGTGGGGAACAGGCCGCGTCGGTACTGGCCACCGTGCGCGGTGACATGACCGCGGAGGAAGAAGAGGCGTTCAAGGCACCCATCCGCGCCCAGTACGAACACCAGGGCAACCCGTACTATTCGACGGCCCGGTTGTGGGACGACGGCGTGATCGACCCGGCCGACACCAGAATGGTTGTCGGACTCGCACTTTCAGTCGTCGGCCAGGCTCCTGTGGAGCCGGTGTCCTACGGCGTGTTCAGGATGTGA
- a CDS encoding enoyl-CoA hydratase: MTDPVLVHVEDRVATLTVNDPERRNAVTAEISAALRAAVDAAEADPGVHALIVTGAGKAFCAGADLSALGEATEDGLMAIYDGFLAVANCALPTIAAVNGAAVGAGLNLALAADVRIAGPAALFDPRFQKLGIHPGGGATWMLHRAVGPQVARASLLFGMRFDAEAAVRHGLALEMADDPVAAARELAAGPAGAPREVVLATKASMRATANPGLVDSDQHRIAVHTELGPQATSILSPAFAERLAAAKRR, encoded by the coding sequence ATGACCGATCCGGTACTGGTCCACGTCGAGGACCGCGTCGCCACGCTGACCGTCAACGACCCGGAGCGCCGCAACGCGGTCACCGCGGAGATCTCCGCGGCGCTGCGCGCGGCGGTCGACGCGGCCGAGGCCGACCCCGGCGTGCACGCACTGATCGTCACCGGCGCCGGTAAGGCGTTCTGCGCCGGTGCCGACCTCAGCGCGCTGGGCGAGGCCACCGAGGACGGTCTGATGGCGATCTACGACGGGTTCCTCGCGGTGGCGAACTGCGCGCTGCCGACGATCGCCGCCGTCAACGGTGCCGCGGTCGGTGCGGGCCTGAACCTGGCGTTGGCCGCCGATGTCCGCATCGCCGGTCCGGCGGCCCTGTTCGACCCGCGGTTCCAGAAGCTCGGCATCCATCCCGGCGGCGGGGCGACGTGGATGCTGCACCGGGCGGTGGGGCCCCAGGTGGCGCGGGCCTCGCTGCTGTTCGGGATGCGCTTCGACGCCGAAGCCGCGGTGCGGCACGGCCTGGCGCTCGAGATGGCCGACGACCCGGTCGCCGCGGCGCGTGAGCTCGCGGCCGGCCCGGCGGGGGCGCCCCGCGAGGTGGTCCTCGCGACCAAGGCGTCGATGCGTGCGACCGCCAACCCCGGCCTGGTCGACAGCGATCAACACCGCATCGCGGTGCACACCGAACTCGGGCCGCAGGCGACGTCGATCCTGTCCCCCGCCTTCGCCGAGCGTCTGGCGGCCGCCAAACGGCGCTGA